GGTGACGCGACAACCTTGATTAATCGGGAATATACCCCCGGACCCAAGAATACTCCTATTTTCATTGAATAAAAAAAACTAAAAAAATATAAAAAAAGAAACTTTTTTTAGGCGCAGGTGTCTAATTGTAAAGCCATTCGTGCTTCAGCCAAAGACACCCCTCCAACGCTGAAGCATCGCCCGGCTGGTATCCCCATTACCAGCCGGGCATTTTTATATCCGGTATTTTTACGGGACGTAGTTCGGTGATGCGGTAATAAAAATGCTCCAGAGGACATGTCTGATTTTAAAAAAGGCAAGTTTGGGTATCTGTCAAACTGGGATGATCCACTTCGTTCTTCATGTATGATACGACCGCTGCAAGCATATGAATTCCAACTCACAAAATGAAGCAGATTTTTTCAGGCATTTAAGGTACTATAGTGTGACTTTATTACCATTTATTTTCGTGCAAGGATTGTCATCATGACTACGCCCAAAGAACCATCCGCTGATCCAGAAAAATCAATCTGCCCGGTTCACCAGGAACCTGCCAAATGGCATTGCGGCCACTGCGGCGCACCCTTGTGCAAATCCTGCAAGCCGATTGCCTTGCATTACCAGGTTTTTCATCGCGAATGTGTTGAAAAGGCCCGCGATCAGATTGAGGAACAAGCACAGGCAAAAGATGAGATTGATGCACCCTCTTGGGGTGTGAAAGCAATTTCCTGGTCGATTTTTGCACTGGGTGTTATATTTTTTGGACTTGCGCTTTTTTTAGGGGGGCTTGCACTCTTTGGAAAATCCATACCGATCCGGTCACTGATGACCAGTACGGTGCCCGCCAGTCTCGATGCAATTCCCGGAAGCCGGAATATTCTTAACTGGACGGGGATTCTCGCCGGTTTGGCGGGGATTGGCGCAGTGGGGATTGGGATAGGACTTTTAAACTGTGTTCGTGCAGCCCGTTATATCCTGTTGACTGTCTGTTGGCTGGAAGTGGTTGTGGCACTGCTCGGTTGGATGGCTGTT
The window above is part of the bacterium genome. Proteins encoded here:
- a CDS encoding B-box zinc finger protein; translated protein: MTTPKEPSADPEKSICPVHQEPAKWHCGHCGAPLCKSCKPIALHYQVFHRECVEKARDQIEEQAQAKDEIDAPSWGVKAISWSIFALGVIFFGLALFLGGLALFGKSIPIRSLMTSTVPASLDAIPGSRNILNWTGILAGLAGIGAVGIGIGLLNCVRAARYILLTVCWLEVVVALLGWMAVLLLGGGFWDIPVFALFLIWFFMRKPVRRQFEKVL